The Gadus macrocephalus chromosome 13, ASM3116895v1 genome includes a window with the following:
- the LOC132470750 gene encoding plasma membrane calcium-transporting ATPase 2-like isoform X4, which produces MGDMSNSSDFYAKNQRSENNHAGGFGVSVLELRSLMEQRATEAVVRVQEEYGGVEGLCSRLNTSPTEGLTSSQADLDKRREVYGENTIPPKKPKTFLELVWEALQDVTLIILEVAAVVSLGLSFYRPPGDTSVDSCGAAAGGEEGEGEAGWIEGAAILLSVVCVVLVTAFNDWSKEKQFRGLQSRIQQEQKFQVVRDGQVVQLPVADLVVGDIAQIKYGDLLPTDGILIQGNDLKIDESSLTGESDHVKKDTEHDPMLLSGTHVMEGSGRMVVTAVGVNSQTGIIFTLLGAGTEEEELKEKKDEDGLRNAVKKQDGAAAMEMQPLKSAEGGEPDEKEKRKVNVSKKDKSVLQGKLTKLAVQIGKAGLLMSSITVIMLVLTFVIDTFVVQGLPWLTECTPIYIQYFVKFFIVGVTVLVVAVPEGLPLAVTISLAYSVKKMMKDNNLVRHLDACETMGNATAICSDKTGTLTTNRMTAVQCYIADVHHKVVPDPGALPPKSLDVLMHAISINSAYTSKILPPDIEGGLPKQVGNKTECGLLGLVLDLKRDYQPIRKQMPEELLYKVYTFNSARKSMSTVVKQPDGSYRMYSKGASEIMLKKCNRILNEVGEPRVFRPRDRDEMVKKVIEPMACEGLRTICVAYRDFPASPEPLWDEEDLILNDLIAVSVVGIEDPVRPEVGHVSLVITC; this is translated from the exons GTCTGACCAGTTCCCAGGCCGACCTGGACAAGAGGAGAGAAGTGTACGGCGAGAACACGATACCTCCGAAGAAGCCAAAGACCTTCCTGGAGCTGGTGTGGGAGGCCCTCCAGGACGTCACCCTCATCATCCTGGAGGTGGCCGCCGTTGTCTCCCTGGGCCTGTCCTTCTACCGGCCGCCCGGAGACACCTCCGTTGACT cgtGTGGCGCGGCGGCCGGCGGGGAAGAAGGCGAGGGGGAGGCGGGCTGGATCGAGGGAGCGGCCATCTTGTTGTCTGTGGTGTGCGTGGTGCTGGTGACGGCGTTCAACGACTGGTCCAAGGAGAAGCAGTTCCGCGGGCTGCAGAGCCGCATCCAGCAGGAGCAAAAGTTCCAGGTGGTCCGAGACGGTCAGGTGGTCCAACTGCCCgtggccgacctggtggtgggcGACATCGCGCAGATCAAATACG gTGACCTGCTGCCTACTGATGGAATATTGATTCAGGGAAACGATTTGAAAATCGACGAGTCCTCGCTGACAGGAGAGTCGGACCACGTGAAGAAAGACACGGAGCACGACCCCATGCTGCTCTCTG gcaCCCACGTGATGGAGGGCTCGGGGCGCATGGTGGTGACGGCGGTGGGCGTGAACTCTCAGACTGGGATCATCTTCACCCTGCTGGGGGCGGggaccgaggaggaggagctgaaggagaagaAAG ACGAGGATGGACTCCGCAACGCAG TGAAGAAGCAGGACGGGGCGGCGGCCATGGAGATGCAGCCCCTGAAGAGCGCCGAGGGTGGGGAGCCGgacgagaaggagaagaggaaggtgaACGTCTCCAAGAAGGACAAGTCGGTGCTGCAGGGGAAGCTCACCAAGCTGGCTGTCCAGATCGGCAAAGcag GGCTGCTCATGTCATCCATCACTGTCATCATGCTGGTCCTGACTTTTGTCATCGACACCTTCGTGGTGCAGGGGCTGCCTTGGCTCACCGAGTGCACCCCCATCTACATCCAATACTTTGTCAAGTTCTTCATCGTGGGTGTCACcgtgctggtggtggcggtgccTGAGGGCCTGCCCCTGGCTGTCACCATCTCCCTGGCCTACTCTGTCAAG AAAATGATGAAGGACAACAACCTGGTGCGGCACCTGGACGCCTGTGAGACCATGGGCAACGCCACGGCCATCTGCTCCGACAAGACGGGCACGCTCACCACCAACCGCATGACGGCCGTGCAGTGCTACATCGCCGACGTGCACCACAAGGTGGTCCCGGACCCCGGGGCGCTGCCGCCCAAGTCCCTGGACGTGCTGATGCACGCCATCTCCATCAACAGCGCCTACACCTCCAAGATCCTG cCTCCGGACATCGAGGGGGGTCTTCCAAAGCAGGTGGGCAACAAGACAGAGTGTGGCCTGCTTGGATTGGTCCTGGACCTGAAGCGGGACTACCAGCCAATCAGGAAGCAGATGCCCGAGGAGCTGCTGTACAAGGTTTACACCTTCAACTCGGCCAGGAAGTCCATGAGCACCGTGGTGAAGCAGCCCGACGGCAGCTACCGCATGTACAGCAAGGGGGCGTCGGAGATCATGCTCAAGAA GTGTAACCGCATCCTGAACGAGGTGGGCGAGCCGCGCGTCTTTCGGCCGCGGGACCGCGACGAGATGGTGAAGAAGGTGATCGAGCCCATGGCGTGTGAGGGCCTGAGGACCATCTGCGTGGCGTACCGGGACTTCCCCGCCTCGCCGGAGCCCCTGTGGGACGAGGAGGACCTCATCCTCAATGACCTCATCGCCGTCAGCGTGGTGGGGATAGAGGATCCCGTCCGGCCAGAGGTAGGACATGTTAGCCTGGTGATAACATGTTAG
- the LOC132470750 gene encoding plasma membrane calcium-transporting ATPase 2-like isoform X5: MGDMSNSSDFYAKNQRSENNHAGGFGVSVLELRSLMEQRATEAVVRVQEEYGGVEGLCSRLNTSPTEGLTSSQADLDKRREVYGENTIPPKKPKTFLELVWEALQDVTLIILEVAAVVSLGLSFYRPPGDTSVDSCGAAAGGEEGEGEAGWIEGAAILLSVVCVVLVTAFNDWSKEKQFRGLQSRIQQEQKFQVVRDGQVVQLPVADLVVGDIAQIKYGDLLPTDGILIQGNDLKIDESSLTGESDHVKKDTEHDPMLLSGTHVMEGSGRMVVTAVGVNSQTGIIFTLLGAGTEEEELKEKKVKKQDGAAAMEMQPLKSAEGGEPDEKEKRKVNVSKKDKSVLQGKLTKLAVQIGKAGLLMSSITVIMLVLTFVIDTFVVQGLPWLTECTPIYIQYFVKFFIVGVTVLVVAVPEGLPLAVTISLAYSVKKMMKDNNLVRHLDACETMGNATAICSDKTGTLTTNRMTAVQCYIADVHHKVVPDPGALPPKSLDVLMHAISINSAYTSKILPPDIEGGLPKQVGNKTECGLLGLVLDLKRDYQPIRKQMPEELLYKVYTFNSARKSMSTVVKQPDGSYRMYSKGASEIMLKKCNRILNEVGEPRVFRPRDRDEMVKKVIEPMACEGLRTICVAYRDFPASPEPLWDEEDLILNDLIAVSVVGIEDPVRPEVGHVSLVITC, translated from the exons GTCTGACCAGTTCCCAGGCCGACCTGGACAAGAGGAGAGAAGTGTACGGCGAGAACACGATACCTCCGAAGAAGCCAAAGACCTTCCTGGAGCTGGTGTGGGAGGCCCTCCAGGACGTCACCCTCATCATCCTGGAGGTGGCCGCCGTTGTCTCCCTGGGCCTGTCCTTCTACCGGCCGCCCGGAGACACCTCCGTTGACT cgtGTGGCGCGGCGGCCGGCGGGGAAGAAGGCGAGGGGGAGGCGGGCTGGATCGAGGGAGCGGCCATCTTGTTGTCTGTGGTGTGCGTGGTGCTGGTGACGGCGTTCAACGACTGGTCCAAGGAGAAGCAGTTCCGCGGGCTGCAGAGCCGCATCCAGCAGGAGCAAAAGTTCCAGGTGGTCCGAGACGGTCAGGTGGTCCAACTGCCCgtggccgacctggtggtgggcGACATCGCGCAGATCAAATACG gTGACCTGCTGCCTACTGATGGAATATTGATTCAGGGAAACGATTTGAAAATCGACGAGTCCTCGCTGACAGGAGAGTCGGACCACGTGAAGAAAGACACGGAGCACGACCCCATGCTGCTCTCTG gcaCCCACGTGATGGAGGGCTCGGGGCGCATGGTGGTGACGGCGGTGGGCGTGAACTCTCAGACTGGGATCATCTTCACCCTGCTGGGGGCGGggaccgaggaggaggagctgaaggagaagaAAG TGAAGAAGCAGGACGGGGCGGCGGCCATGGAGATGCAGCCCCTGAAGAGCGCCGAGGGTGGGGAGCCGgacgagaaggagaagaggaaggtgaACGTCTCCAAGAAGGACAAGTCGGTGCTGCAGGGGAAGCTCACCAAGCTGGCTGTCCAGATCGGCAAAGcag GGCTGCTCATGTCATCCATCACTGTCATCATGCTGGTCCTGACTTTTGTCATCGACACCTTCGTGGTGCAGGGGCTGCCTTGGCTCACCGAGTGCACCCCCATCTACATCCAATACTTTGTCAAGTTCTTCATCGTGGGTGTCACcgtgctggtggtggcggtgccTGAGGGCCTGCCCCTGGCTGTCACCATCTCCCTGGCCTACTCTGTCAAG AAAATGATGAAGGACAACAACCTGGTGCGGCACCTGGACGCCTGTGAGACCATGGGCAACGCCACGGCCATCTGCTCCGACAAGACGGGCACGCTCACCACCAACCGCATGACGGCCGTGCAGTGCTACATCGCCGACGTGCACCACAAGGTGGTCCCGGACCCCGGGGCGCTGCCGCCCAAGTCCCTGGACGTGCTGATGCACGCCATCTCCATCAACAGCGCCTACACCTCCAAGATCCTG cCTCCGGACATCGAGGGGGGTCTTCCAAAGCAGGTGGGCAACAAGACAGAGTGTGGCCTGCTTGGATTGGTCCTGGACCTGAAGCGGGACTACCAGCCAATCAGGAAGCAGATGCCCGAGGAGCTGCTGTACAAGGTTTACACCTTCAACTCGGCCAGGAAGTCCATGAGCACCGTGGTGAAGCAGCCCGACGGCAGCTACCGCATGTACAGCAAGGGGGCGTCGGAGATCATGCTCAAGAA GTGTAACCGCATCCTGAACGAGGTGGGCGAGCCGCGCGTCTTTCGGCCGCGGGACCGCGACGAGATGGTGAAGAAGGTGATCGAGCCCATGGCGTGTGAGGGCCTGAGGACCATCTGCGTGGCGTACCGGGACTTCCCCGCCTCGCCGGAGCCCCTGTGGGACGAGGAGGACCTCATCCTCAATGACCTCATCGCCGTCAGCGTGGTGGGGATAGAGGATCCCGTCCGGCCAGAGGTAGGACATGTTAGCCTGGTGATAACATGTTAG
- the LOC132470750 gene encoding plasma membrane calcium-transporting ATPase 2-like isoform X2 — MGDMSNSSDFYAKNQRSENNHAGGFGVSVLELRSLMEQRATEAVVRVQEEYGGVEGLCSRLNTSPTEGLTSSQADLDKRREVYGENTIPPKKPKTFLELVWEALQDVTLIILEVAAVVSLGLSFYRPPGDTSVDSCGAAAGGEEGEGEAGWIEGAAILLSVVCVVLVTAFNDWSKEKQFRGLQSRIQQEQKFQVVRDGQVVQLPVADLVVGDIAQIKYGDLLPTDGILIQGNDLKIDESSLTGESDHVKKDTEHDPMLLSGTHVMEGSGRMVVTAVGVNSQTGIIFTLLGAGTEEEELKEKKDHTASHPIATITTDGASAGNIGNATLINGKMQDGNMEINQTKVKKQDGAAAMEMQPLKSAEGGEPDEKEKRKVNVSKKDKSVLQGKLTKLAVQIGKAGLLMSSITVIMLVLTFVIDTFVVQGLPWLTECTPIYIQYFVKFFIVGVTVLVVAVPEGLPLAVTISLAYSVKKMMKDNNLVRHLDACETMGNATAICSDKTGTLTTNRMTAVQCYIADVHHKVVPDPGALPPKSLDVLMHAISINSAYTSKILPPDIEGGLPKQVGNKTECGLLGLVLDLKRDYQPIRKQMPEELLYKVYTFNSARKSMSTVVKQPDGSYRMYSKGASEIMLKKCNRILNEVGEPRVFRPRDRDEMVKKVIEPMACEGLRTICVAYRDFPASPEPLWDEEDLILNDLIAVSVVGIEDPVRPEVGHVSLVITC, encoded by the exons GTCTGACCAGTTCCCAGGCCGACCTGGACAAGAGGAGAGAAGTGTACGGCGAGAACACGATACCTCCGAAGAAGCCAAAGACCTTCCTGGAGCTGGTGTGGGAGGCCCTCCAGGACGTCACCCTCATCATCCTGGAGGTGGCCGCCGTTGTCTCCCTGGGCCTGTCCTTCTACCGGCCGCCCGGAGACACCTCCGTTGACT cgtGTGGCGCGGCGGCCGGCGGGGAAGAAGGCGAGGGGGAGGCGGGCTGGATCGAGGGAGCGGCCATCTTGTTGTCTGTGGTGTGCGTGGTGCTGGTGACGGCGTTCAACGACTGGTCCAAGGAGAAGCAGTTCCGCGGGCTGCAGAGCCGCATCCAGCAGGAGCAAAAGTTCCAGGTGGTCCGAGACGGTCAGGTGGTCCAACTGCCCgtggccgacctggtggtgggcGACATCGCGCAGATCAAATACG gTGACCTGCTGCCTACTGATGGAATATTGATTCAGGGAAACGATTTGAAAATCGACGAGTCCTCGCTGACAGGAGAGTCGGACCACGTGAAGAAAGACACGGAGCACGACCCCATGCTGCTCTCTG gcaCCCACGTGATGGAGGGCTCGGGGCGCATGGTGGTGACGGCGGTGGGCGTGAACTCTCAGACTGGGATCATCTTCACCCTGCTGGGGGCGGggaccgaggaggaggagctgaaggagaagaAAG ACCATACGGCCTCACACCCCATCGCCACCATCACTACGGACGGAGCCTCGGCCGGTAATATTGGCAATGCCACCCTAATCAATG GTAAAATGCAAGATGGCAATATGGAGATCAACCAAACGAAAG TGAAGAAGCAGGACGGGGCGGCGGCCATGGAGATGCAGCCCCTGAAGAGCGCCGAGGGTGGGGAGCCGgacgagaaggagaagaggaaggtgaACGTCTCCAAGAAGGACAAGTCGGTGCTGCAGGGGAAGCTCACCAAGCTGGCTGTCCAGATCGGCAAAGcag GGCTGCTCATGTCATCCATCACTGTCATCATGCTGGTCCTGACTTTTGTCATCGACACCTTCGTGGTGCAGGGGCTGCCTTGGCTCACCGAGTGCACCCCCATCTACATCCAATACTTTGTCAAGTTCTTCATCGTGGGTGTCACcgtgctggtggtggcggtgccTGAGGGCCTGCCCCTGGCTGTCACCATCTCCCTGGCCTACTCTGTCAAG AAAATGATGAAGGACAACAACCTGGTGCGGCACCTGGACGCCTGTGAGACCATGGGCAACGCCACGGCCATCTGCTCCGACAAGACGGGCACGCTCACCACCAACCGCATGACGGCCGTGCAGTGCTACATCGCCGACGTGCACCACAAGGTGGTCCCGGACCCCGGGGCGCTGCCGCCCAAGTCCCTGGACGTGCTGATGCACGCCATCTCCATCAACAGCGCCTACACCTCCAAGATCCTG cCTCCGGACATCGAGGGGGGTCTTCCAAAGCAGGTGGGCAACAAGACAGAGTGTGGCCTGCTTGGATTGGTCCTGGACCTGAAGCGGGACTACCAGCCAATCAGGAAGCAGATGCCCGAGGAGCTGCTGTACAAGGTTTACACCTTCAACTCGGCCAGGAAGTCCATGAGCACCGTGGTGAAGCAGCCCGACGGCAGCTACCGCATGTACAGCAAGGGGGCGTCGGAGATCATGCTCAAGAA GTGTAACCGCATCCTGAACGAGGTGGGCGAGCCGCGCGTCTTTCGGCCGCGGGACCGCGACGAGATGGTGAAGAAGGTGATCGAGCCCATGGCGTGTGAGGGCCTGAGGACCATCTGCGTGGCGTACCGGGACTTCCCCGCCTCGCCGGAGCCCCTGTGGGACGAGGAGGACCTCATCCTCAATGACCTCATCGCCGTCAGCGTGGTGGGGATAGAGGATCCCGTCCGGCCAGAGGTAGGACATGTTAGCCTGGTGATAACATGTTAG
- the LOC132470750 gene encoding plasma membrane calcium-transporting ATPase 2-like isoform X1, producing the protein MGDMSNSSDFYAKNQRSENNHAGGFGVSVLELRSLMEQRATEAVVRVQEEYGGVEGLCSRLNTSPTEGLTSSQADLDKRREVYGENTIPPKKPKTFLELVWEALQDVTLIILEVAAVVSLGLSFYRPPGDTSVDSCGAAAGGEEGEGEAGWIEGAAILLSVVCVVLVTAFNDWSKEKQFRGLQSRIQQEQKFQVVRDGQVVQLPVADLVVGDIAQIKYGDLLPTDGILIQGNDLKIDESSLTGESDHVKKDTEHDPMLLSGTHVMEGSGRMVVTAVGVNSQTGIIFTLLGAGTEEEELKEKKDEDGLRNADHTASHPIATITTDGASAGNIGNATLINGKMQDGNMEINQTKVKKQDGAAAMEMQPLKSAEGGEPDEKEKRKVNVSKKDKSVLQGKLTKLAVQIGKAGLLMSSITVIMLVLTFVIDTFVVQGLPWLTECTPIYIQYFVKFFIVGVTVLVVAVPEGLPLAVTISLAYSVKKMMKDNNLVRHLDACETMGNATAICSDKTGTLTTNRMTAVQCYIADVHHKVVPDPGALPPKSLDVLMHAISINSAYTSKILPPDIEGGLPKQVGNKTECGLLGLVLDLKRDYQPIRKQMPEELLYKVYTFNSARKSMSTVVKQPDGSYRMYSKGASEIMLKKCNRILNEVGEPRVFRPRDRDEMVKKVIEPMACEGLRTICVAYRDFPASPEPLWDEEDLILNDLIAVSVVGIEDPVRPEVGHVSLVITC; encoded by the exons GTCTGACCAGTTCCCAGGCCGACCTGGACAAGAGGAGAGAAGTGTACGGCGAGAACACGATACCTCCGAAGAAGCCAAAGACCTTCCTGGAGCTGGTGTGGGAGGCCCTCCAGGACGTCACCCTCATCATCCTGGAGGTGGCCGCCGTTGTCTCCCTGGGCCTGTCCTTCTACCGGCCGCCCGGAGACACCTCCGTTGACT cgtGTGGCGCGGCGGCCGGCGGGGAAGAAGGCGAGGGGGAGGCGGGCTGGATCGAGGGAGCGGCCATCTTGTTGTCTGTGGTGTGCGTGGTGCTGGTGACGGCGTTCAACGACTGGTCCAAGGAGAAGCAGTTCCGCGGGCTGCAGAGCCGCATCCAGCAGGAGCAAAAGTTCCAGGTGGTCCGAGACGGTCAGGTGGTCCAACTGCCCgtggccgacctggtggtgggcGACATCGCGCAGATCAAATACG gTGACCTGCTGCCTACTGATGGAATATTGATTCAGGGAAACGATTTGAAAATCGACGAGTCCTCGCTGACAGGAGAGTCGGACCACGTGAAGAAAGACACGGAGCACGACCCCATGCTGCTCTCTG gcaCCCACGTGATGGAGGGCTCGGGGCGCATGGTGGTGACGGCGGTGGGCGTGAACTCTCAGACTGGGATCATCTTCACCCTGCTGGGGGCGGggaccgaggaggaggagctgaaggagaagaAAG ACGAGGATGGACTCCGCAACGCAG ACCATACGGCCTCACACCCCATCGCCACCATCACTACGGACGGAGCCTCGGCCGGTAATATTGGCAATGCCACCCTAATCAATG GTAAAATGCAAGATGGCAATATGGAGATCAACCAAACGAAAG TGAAGAAGCAGGACGGGGCGGCGGCCATGGAGATGCAGCCCCTGAAGAGCGCCGAGGGTGGGGAGCCGgacgagaaggagaagaggaaggtgaACGTCTCCAAGAAGGACAAGTCGGTGCTGCAGGGGAAGCTCACCAAGCTGGCTGTCCAGATCGGCAAAGcag GGCTGCTCATGTCATCCATCACTGTCATCATGCTGGTCCTGACTTTTGTCATCGACACCTTCGTGGTGCAGGGGCTGCCTTGGCTCACCGAGTGCACCCCCATCTACATCCAATACTTTGTCAAGTTCTTCATCGTGGGTGTCACcgtgctggtggtggcggtgccTGAGGGCCTGCCCCTGGCTGTCACCATCTCCCTGGCCTACTCTGTCAAG AAAATGATGAAGGACAACAACCTGGTGCGGCACCTGGACGCCTGTGAGACCATGGGCAACGCCACGGCCATCTGCTCCGACAAGACGGGCACGCTCACCACCAACCGCATGACGGCCGTGCAGTGCTACATCGCCGACGTGCACCACAAGGTGGTCCCGGACCCCGGGGCGCTGCCGCCCAAGTCCCTGGACGTGCTGATGCACGCCATCTCCATCAACAGCGCCTACACCTCCAAGATCCTG cCTCCGGACATCGAGGGGGGTCTTCCAAAGCAGGTGGGCAACAAGACAGAGTGTGGCCTGCTTGGATTGGTCCTGGACCTGAAGCGGGACTACCAGCCAATCAGGAAGCAGATGCCCGAGGAGCTGCTGTACAAGGTTTACACCTTCAACTCGGCCAGGAAGTCCATGAGCACCGTGGTGAAGCAGCCCGACGGCAGCTACCGCATGTACAGCAAGGGGGCGTCGGAGATCATGCTCAAGAA GTGTAACCGCATCCTGAACGAGGTGGGCGAGCCGCGCGTCTTTCGGCCGCGGGACCGCGACGAGATGGTGAAGAAGGTGATCGAGCCCATGGCGTGTGAGGGCCTGAGGACCATCTGCGTGGCGTACCGGGACTTCCCCGCCTCGCCGGAGCCCCTGTGGGACGAGGAGGACCTCATCCTCAATGACCTCATCGCCGTCAGCGTGGTGGGGATAGAGGATCCCGTCCGGCCAGAGGTAGGACATGTTAGCCTGGTGATAACATGTTAG
- the LOC132470750 gene encoding plasma membrane calcium-transporting ATPase 2-like isoform X3: MGDMSNSSDFYAKNQRSENNHAGGFGVSVLELRSLMEQRATEAVVRVQEEYGGVEGLCSRLNTSPTEGLTSSQADLDKRREVYGENTIPPKKPKTFLELVWEALQDVTLIILEVAAVVSLGLSFYRPPGDTSVDSCGAAAGGEEGEGEAGWIEGAAILLSVVCVVLVTAFNDWSKEKQFRGLQSRIQQEQKFQVVRDGQVVQLPVADLVVGDIAQIKYGDLLPTDGILIQGNDLKIDESSLTGESDHVKKDTEHDPMLLSGTHVMEGSGRMVVTAVGVNSQTGIIFTLLGAGTEEEELKEKKDEDGLRNADHTASHPIATITTDGASAGNIGNATLINVKKQDGAAAMEMQPLKSAEGGEPDEKEKRKVNVSKKDKSVLQGKLTKLAVQIGKAGLLMSSITVIMLVLTFVIDTFVVQGLPWLTECTPIYIQYFVKFFIVGVTVLVVAVPEGLPLAVTISLAYSVKKMMKDNNLVRHLDACETMGNATAICSDKTGTLTTNRMTAVQCYIADVHHKVVPDPGALPPKSLDVLMHAISINSAYTSKILPPDIEGGLPKQVGNKTECGLLGLVLDLKRDYQPIRKQMPEELLYKVYTFNSARKSMSTVVKQPDGSYRMYSKGASEIMLKKCNRILNEVGEPRVFRPRDRDEMVKKVIEPMACEGLRTICVAYRDFPASPEPLWDEEDLILNDLIAVSVVGIEDPVRPEVGHVSLVITC, translated from the exons GTCTGACCAGTTCCCAGGCCGACCTGGACAAGAGGAGAGAAGTGTACGGCGAGAACACGATACCTCCGAAGAAGCCAAAGACCTTCCTGGAGCTGGTGTGGGAGGCCCTCCAGGACGTCACCCTCATCATCCTGGAGGTGGCCGCCGTTGTCTCCCTGGGCCTGTCCTTCTACCGGCCGCCCGGAGACACCTCCGTTGACT cgtGTGGCGCGGCGGCCGGCGGGGAAGAAGGCGAGGGGGAGGCGGGCTGGATCGAGGGAGCGGCCATCTTGTTGTCTGTGGTGTGCGTGGTGCTGGTGACGGCGTTCAACGACTGGTCCAAGGAGAAGCAGTTCCGCGGGCTGCAGAGCCGCATCCAGCAGGAGCAAAAGTTCCAGGTGGTCCGAGACGGTCAGGTGGTCCAACTGCCCgtggccgacctggtggtgggcGACATCGCGCAGATCAAATACG gTGACCTGCTGCCTACTGATGGAATATTGATTCAGGGAAACGATTTGAAAATCGACGAGTCCTCGCTGACAGGAGAGTCGGACCACGTGAAGAAAGACACGGAGCACGACCCCATGCTGCTCTCTG gcaCCCACGTGATGGAGGGCTCGGGGCGCATGGTGGTGACGGCGGTGGGCGTGAACTCTCAGACTGGGATCATCTTCACCCTGCTGGGGGCGGggaccgaggaggaggagctgaaggagaagaAAG ACGAGGATGGACTCCGCAACGCAG ACCATACGGCCTCACACCCCATCGCCACCATCACTACGGACGGAGCCTCGGCCGGTAATATTGGCAATGCCACCCTAATCAATG TGAAGAAGCAGGACGGGGCGGCGGCCATGGAGATGCAGCCCCTGAAGAGCGCCGAGGGTGGGGAGCCGgacgagaaggagaagaggaaggtgaACGTCTCCAAGAAGGACAAGTCGGTGCTGCAGGGGAAGCTCACCAAGCTGGCTGTCCAGATCGGCAAAGcag GGCTGCTCATGTCATCCATCACTGTCATCATGCTGGTCCTGACTTTTGTCATCGACACCTTCGTGGTGCAGGGGCTGCCTTGGCTCACCGAGTGCACCCCCATCTACATCCAATACTTTGTCAAGTTCTTCATCGTGGGTGTCACcgtgctggtggtggcggtgccTGAGGGCCTGCCCCTGGCTGTCACCATCTCCCTGGCCTACTCTGTCAAG AAAATGATGAAGGACAACAACCTGGTGCGGCACCTGGACGCCTGTGAGACCATGGGCAACGCCACGGCCATCTGCTCCGACAAGACGGGCACGCTCACCACCAACCGCATGACGGCCGTGCAGTGCTACATCGCCGACGTGCACCACAAGGTGGTCCCGGACCCCGGGGCGCTGCCGCCCAAGTCCCTGGACGTGCTGATGCACGCCATCTCCATCAACAGCGCCTACACCTCCAAGATCCTG cCTCCGGACATCGAGGGGGGTCTTCCAAAGCAGGTGGGCAACAAGACAGAGTGTGGCCTGCTTGGATTGGTCCTGGACCTGAAGCGGGACTACCAGCCAATCAGGAAGCAGATGCCCGAGGAGCTGCTGTACAAGGTTTACACCTTCAACTCGGCCAGGAAGTCCATGAGCACCGTGGTGAAGCAGCCCGACGGCAGCTACCGCATGTACAGCAAGGGGGCGTCGGAGATCATGCTCAAGAA GTGTAACCGCATCCTGAACGAGGTGGGCGAGCCGCGCGTCTTTCGGCCGCGGGACCGCGACGAGATGGTGAAGAAGGTGATCGAGCCCATGGCGTGTGAGGGCCTGAGGACCATCTGCGTGGCGTACCGGGACTTCCCCGCCTCGCCGGAGCCCCTGTGGGACGAGGAGGACCTCATCCTCAATGACCTCATCGCCGTCAGCGTGGTGGGGATAGAGGATCCCGTCCGGCCAGAGGTAGGACATGTTAGCCTGGTGATAACATGTTAG